The following nucleotide sequence is from cyanobacterium endosymbiont of Braarudosphaera bigelowii.
TAATTTTTGATATAAAACAGGAATCTCAAGTTGAAATATTTCGAACCATTCTTCAGAGGTAGTGATATCTCTTATCTCTAATTCAAATTTTAAGTCTTGCATCTGTTTTAACTTTTTTTGTAATCCTTCGCATAGATGACAACCTGGTTTTGTATATAAAATAAGATGCATAATTAATTCCTGTAATTCATATGGACAATAAAGAAAATTCTTTTCTTTTATGCATTTTAAAAGGAACTGCTGGAAATACTTGAGGAGATTGAGGAACAATAATTAGTTGAACTCTTGTACCAATAGGTAATTGAGTTTGTAACGTCGTTCTTGCATTAATTTGGCAGCCAGAAGGAGTCTTAA
It contains:
- a CDS encoding glutaredoxin family protein, with amino-acid sequence MHLILYTKPGCHLCEGLQKKLKQMQDLKFELEIRDITTSEEWFEIFQLEIPVLYQKLPQGERIIPRFSPRISVVQLEKNLKKYLSF